The genomic window ATACTACAAGACCTGATTACATTCCACTACCACCCCTCAACCTGGCTACTGGCGAGGGCATCACGAACAAATCTTACGCCGTCTCGTCGACCGCTGACGGAGATtctaccgctgccgcccccAGCGCATCAGCATCGGGCATCGGCATAGCTTTGAATGCCATCAAACCCCCCGTTTCAGACTCGTCGACGTCTGCGTACATGGTATCTCCTCTCGCCCCTAAGCTATGGAGCGAGGCGCGTGACGAGTCAGCTGAGGACCAGGGACCCCTCTCGCGAGAGACGGTGACGCTCATGGTAGAAAGGAAGGATGCTGTGGAGTGTGACTGCAATGCTGACGTTATCTCTAACGATGTGGCGCTGATGACGTCGTCCTGCGCTGTTTCCTGCACCCCTACCCcacaggtggtggtggctagGGAGGCACACTTTCACTACGGGATCGACGCGCTGAACAAGGACGAAGAGCTGATCAGCGATGCGACGATGACACTGATGAGTAGCGAGAAATACATGAGCATCCGAAACTTCACTGCATCAGTGTTCCAAGAGTCGGAACAGAGCGGCATCGCGCTTTTTTCCCACCGCTTCCGCGTAAGCAGCGGCCCCATCGGAAAAGGTGCCTTTGGTGCTGTATACAAGGCTCTGAACCTAGATACGGGCCGAATCGTGGCGGTGAAGCAGTCGCGCTACTCGTACGATGACAATACAGCAGACCTCAACTGGCGTGAGTTTCGAATGTGGTCGATGCTGCCACCGCACCCGAGCGTCATCACCTTCTACGGTGCCTCGAGGGAGGTGGACACGCACCAGCTACTACTCGTGATGGAATacgccagcggtggcagcattGTGCAGCTGTACCGCCAATTTTGGCCCATTCCGGAGTCACTCTTTTACAATCACGCGCTCGGCATAGCCCGTGGTCTGAAGCATCTGCACGACTACAATGTAATTCACGGCGACGTGAAGCCAGAGAATGTGCTGACGCGTTCAGATGGCAGTGTGGCGATCTCTGATTTCGGGTGCAGCCGCTTCTCGCTTGTCGGAACCGACAGCGACAGCTCTTCGTTTCGTTCGTCCCTGCGAGAGAGCGGCTCCTTGTTGTTATTCGGGACGGCTGCGTACATGGCGCCGGAGGTGATCTTGAATGAACCACACCTCAAGTCGGATGCGTGGGCCTACGCGTGTACGCTGTTGCAGCTGTGGCTGGGGGAGGCACCGTGGTCCACTGGGGAGCGCTGCTTCTCAGCGCTGGACACCATTCCGCTCATGTTCTACATTGCgagtgaggaggtggtgcccTTCACGACGGAGCAGCTTGAGCGGTCTCCGgggtggctgcagcgcatcgcacAGCGCGCGTTTGAGCGAAGtgtggagcggcgctgctccatGGCCGAAATCATCAGCATCTTGGGCGAGCACCGCCGATCATCCTGACCGAGTATAACCAGGTTTACTGCCTGCAGGCGACGCAGCGAGCCGTTTGCGGATGTGCTTGTGTCTACCCTGCCTGCTGGCGTCGTTTCTTCGTCATTCTCCACCTCGCTGACGTGTGCGCGATCTATTGTCGCTGTGCTACCCCCATTGCTTTTTCGTCCCTGCTGGTGCGCATGTcacgtttctctctctccttctgcacGTTTCGGAGTTTCTGCGGGTTTCATAACCCTCTTCTCCGTTCCTTCCgtcgctcccctccctctcttttgtttcttctccaGTGTTGTCCTTTCTGCTTGattgcgtctctctctctctctttcctcggTGCTCTACCGACCcggtcctcctctctctttgtgcgccCCTGTGGTCAGCCtggcctctttctctcccaccTTCATAACAGTTTCACCCTCTCTACCCCTCTACTCTTTCTTCTATGTGTATATGTGCTGCTGATTGCACGCATGCGTGGGTGAGATGGGGGTATGAGGGGATGTTTTACTGTATGTACGTAtacatgcgtgcgtgtgcgtgtgtgtgtgtgtggtccTGCGCTTCCATTTCTTCTTTCGTTTGCCACggctgtctctcttttcctctctctgtttaCTCgcttctttcgctctctgtagtttctctctctttccgctcTGTTTTTCCATGCCTCCTGCACTACcagtctctccctccctccaccgtATCGTCAACGCTCATTCTAAGTTCGGCGAGGGCACGCCGATAGAaaccgcctccctcctttttgGCGCCGTCGAAGTCGCGAATGCCACCTTTTTTAAATGGTGGTGAGGGGTGGCCTCAGGGCGCCTCCATAATCGCCCGCTTTTGCACCCACCACATTTTGCAACGTGAGAGGagatcagagagagagagagcacgagTGAGTGCATGTGAGAGGACACTTGTGCGTATGCGCCTGTAGATCCTCTTCCCTGGTGATTCCGAGTTTCATGTGAGAACAGTGTGCGACTCAGCTGGCCTTGGAGGGGATGTTTCTCTACGTGGGCATGTGCAGATGGCGATATGTCCCcccaagaaaaaaaagcatgCCGCCTACACAGTCGGGGCTTTCTGTGTTGTGCAGAGGTTTACTCTGTTTGTCCTGCCTGCACTTACCATGTCCTGTGTAAAGGAACGGTGGTGGTCGCGTATAGGTACCCCTCCTTGCCTCTTTAATCTCGTTCACGAGATCACCTTATTCGCTGCCCTTCGCCCGCCCCTGTGAGCTCGTTTGTCACATCCCCTTCTCCGCTGCCAGTTGCTGAACGCGTTTGTTGGAatgcttcccccctcctccccttcctcctttctgctCTAGGCTCGTCAGCTCCACTCTTCCAGTCACCCTATCGgcacccccttttcccccctcctcccataGCCAGgacctcctcttcttcctcttttcttctccttctgctGCACCGTCGCGTACTTCGCAGCCCCGCGTTGCACCTCTTgttcttcgctcttctctccccattCACTCACGCGCGAAGCGCAGAGGCAAGCcaaacaggaaaaaaaaacaatgGGGCTTGACATTCTCGAGATTGACCCGGCCACCCCCCATCCTGGCGTCACAATCGACGGCACTACCGCACAGCGCGAGACAAACGGCGGGTGGGTGACTCTGCGGTCAAAGACGCCGCTGTCAACCACCAACCATCAGTGGGCCATTCGAATTCTCGATCAAGGTGAAGGCGCAGACGGATCTGGGCTGATGATAGGCCTGCTCCCCCAGCTGAGCGCGCAGATGGCAAGTGCGACAGGCGGCAAGTACATTTCTGAACTTGGTGGCTGGTGCATCTCGCGTGCTGGAGATACCTATGGCGCATGGAAGTGCGACCGGTTCCCCTACTCTACGGACTGCGTTGTTGAGTTTGACTGGGATGCTGCGACAGGCACCGTGTATATGGTGAGCGGGAACAAGAAGGGCACCGGCCATATCCCCGGCCTCAAAGAGAGCGACGTGCTGTACCCAGCCGTGTCCATGTACTACTTGAACCAGAAGGTAGCGTTTGTGTAGCGGTTTATTTGTGCATTGCCTTTAATCAACAGGGTTGCTACTACTACTCTCTTGCTGGATTACTTGCTGCTACTGGCATGGCCCCTGCtgtcgctactgctgctgctcttgttgATTTTCCTTGTCGTGCACtttgtatttttttttcagtgCTGAGGACGCGGTGCCGTGTTTCTCACTTCCAGTtcggtgttttttttcttcattTGTGCAGTTTGTGTGCACGTTCGTGTCTCTGTCACCGCtacccgccccccccccccggcgtgctgctctttctggctttccttcctcttaCCACCACAGGGTCGTGCTAATTTTCCTGCACGAACAGCCGTGCGCAACAAAGCAGAAGTCAACGGCGGAGAATCCCACCGAAAAGGATGAAAGCGTCTCGTCGATAGACGCAAAAGGGGCGCGAGGCTTACGTGATCGTTCTGCTGGTCGCCACGTACCTCTCCTACCACTCCTTGGCAGAACATCACGTCGACCACCACGGATAGCTGTGCGAATGTCTGTTAGTAGTACCACTTGGAATGAACTAGAAACAGCAGGAGAGAAACGGTGCGAATGTGGGCTCCCGTggacgtgtgcgtgggtgtctctcctgcctctttttctgcttGGGTCTGAGCAGCGATTCCCGTACGCTTTTCCCCTTGTCTTAGATGGTTTCCTGCCGATGTCGCTTTCcattcctcctctctcgcccctctGCGGGTGTTGTTATTCATGTATCCTGCACAACcccatttctttttttcgctgACACGtacatacccacacacacacaccacccacGTGCGTTTGACTTGGTCCTTCTTTAGGTCCAAGGAGATAGCAGACCTCGAAAGGGAATGGCCAGTGTCACTGgcgggtggtggcagcaccaCGCACGAGCCCGCGAAATCGGAACACCGACGCGGACTGCCCGGCTttgcgtctctttctttctcccctcgTCACTGTCTCCACGTTTCGGATAGGGGTGTGGCACCATCATCCGTGTGCATCCATGAGCCCAGTGCGgtcgacacacacatgttgccccccccccttcactactctctctctctccccaacTCGTTTTCGTTCCTTTACTTTCTGTACTCCCccccttctgtgtgtgtgtgtgtctctctctctgtgtggggaagctgGACACGATATGCTCCCTCATGCGACTCGGTGCTCACGGATGGtgtttggtgtgtgtgtattctGGGGCAGCGATGCGGTGGCTATCAACGCACACGTCCCATCAAGTCGCCGCATTATCGTATCTGCTGCGCGACCCACGCGAGTTCCCGGTGGTGATCGTGGCAGGCCGCTCTTTCAGCGCCTGCACAACACTGTACCGCACTCTCCCCACTGCTACGTACACGGCTTACAACAGTGAAACGGCGCTTGACAGAGGCACTGCTGAACGCAGTGCCACCTACCCAGATCTGCCGCATTCATCTTCAGTACGTTTGGTCCCACATACTTCTGCATTCCTCGGCCCCGAACtgtgcgaagagagagatgctTACTTGGACATCATGcaaggagctgcagagcCAGTGGGTGCCGTGGATACGGATCCTTTGCTGGATGCTGACGATGGGGACGCCGCTGCGTTAGATAAGTCTGGGAGAATCGCTCGAGACACGcgggacgaggaggagatgcgaCGAAGCATTGCATCCTCTTTTACTGAGCATTTTCTCTCGTCCATTGACGATACGTGGCATCCACAATCGACGTATCGATCCGGCGGTGAGACAGCGCCGATGCAGGCCTCCGGCGAGCTATATGCACGGCTGGTGCCCCACGGTGGGTTTCACGGTATCGATAGTGACTTCCTCGTCTCTCGCCACGACGTAAAGCGCGGGGCGCTGGTGCCCCGTGTTCATTGGGTGGTGTCACGGTGGCTTACCGACTATAAAGTGGATGTTCGAAAAGCGATAGACGCATGGAGCAGCGTGCTGAGTCACTCGCGCCCCGGCGAGGTCGCTTCGCTTGTGCTGTTTGTCAACGTGGAAGTCGTCGACATTGACGCCCTCATTGGGATTGGGGGCGGTCACAGGCTTCAGACAGGGCTGAATCTGAAATGCTGCGCGACGGTTAATACAAGGCTGCGCCTTgcctcgcctccgccgtgcggctgcgcagcttgcTCTGCCGTCTGGTGGCCCCTCTCCGCTCGTTCGTCGCTGTGGGTCTCCCTGCATCCTCTTCATGCACAAGCAACTATCTTTGCCGAAGCCTCCTTTGCCTGCGCGTCATCGGCTGAGGCGACGGGTGCAACGGCACTCGCTCGGAGGGAAGGCATGCAGatcggtgccgcagcaggtcTACCGCGGCGAAGACGGCACGTCGAGGTTGCCATCGTGAATTGCTGGGATACGGCGAATCGAGAAGCGGAGGGAGGGCACGCAACTCATTTCATCGCGTTGACAGCAAGTGCTTTCAGGCATCTTTTTTCCGTGGTTCCCACAGATCTGCAGACGCACGACCACCGCCCGCGTCCTGGGCATGGTCATCTTCAGAGGATACCAGATCCGTTGCCCAAGTGGCAGTGGGTGTTGCACAAGGACAGCTCACCTTGTGCTGTGCCACCGTCTGGGGCAATGCTGTCTCGTGCGTTGCCGTACCTGGTGGTAAGTgacgcagaggagcagcagcgggagcaCCAGCGGGCAATGCGGCGCAACGCGGTCGATGCAGCAACTTTGCAAAGCCTGAATTCCGGTGTTCTCTCCGCGGGCCTCTCCACAGCAGTCTGTGACCCGACTAGCGCGCCGCTTCCAAGCCCACGGTACTTTACCACCCTTATTTCTGATGTTGGATCGCTCCTTGCCTGTGATGGGTGCCTGTCGGATCTCTTTGTGTTAGAGTTTCAGCCCGCACTGCtagaggcggaggagggctTGCATTATCAGCGTTTGATGCGGACCAAAATTCCTCGCAGCGATACGGGTTCAACGTTGCGCCGCTATCACGCTCGCCTGGAGCTTTTGTCAGCCGCTGAGAAGTATGTGGCAtctgccctcccctccacttCTCTGACTCGCGATTTTTTGAATCGCGCTATGGGGTTTCTCTACAACTGCGGTCGCGGTCGTGGTGTTCTGGCGTGGCCGCTCATCGATCCAGCGGAGGGCCGTCGTTGCCTTCGGCTTGGCTTCACCTTGAGCTATGAATTCCACACGAATCccctatttttttttcagcaCCTTCGCGGGGCGGCACGAGCAGGTCGCGCTGGGGAAGCCCGAATGTACCGCCCTTCATCCGGCGATGACCTAGTGTCGTccccttctgctgctggaccTGGGGAATCTCAGCCACCGCTCGCTATAGAAACAGTGAAAGAAGTTATTTGTTACATCCTCATGAACATGCGGAGACTCGGTTGGGTCTTGGTCTGGCAAGAAGATCATCATCGCTGGCCAaccgcggtgccgccgccgcataTGCACCCCAACACGAATACTTTACCCTTTGATGTTTCGCTGCGTAGATATCCAGACTTGGGGCTGCAGGCGCGGATTGCCGCGTCGCTGGAGAAGTGGCGTCAAGAGCAGCTCCgacacagcagcaagcgATATGACGTGGACGTCTCTGCTAAGGCATTGAAGGCGCCTGCATCCCACCAAATGGTAGAGCcggcgaggatggcggcggAAGGCGCGGTGACAGCGTCGCCGTACACTAGTCTCGATGTGTGGCAGGCCGCTCTCATTCCTGAGGACGCTGGCGTTTATCTGTGGGAAGGCCAAACGGTGTTTCTGGATGACGGTCGCCCAGGGGTCATCGTTGAATTCCGACCTCCGCCAGAGGAGCTGTTTACACCGGTCGAGCATCACCCAACAGAGGCGAAGCGCACGTACTggcgcgagcagcagctgctgcacgccgaCTTCATCCGCTTTTATCGCTGGCGCTGTCACTgttgcgctgcggcacacccGCGACATATCACGGCCGCCTTCACTAGCCTTCCGCATTACGTAAGGGCACGGGAAATGGCGCGCTTTCCTGTAGTCAAGCTGCTGCATGCATCTGCAACTGGTAAGCGACTACTTGTGCAAGTGTTGCCGAGACGCACCATGTGGTATCATATCGCGTAtccgcgcgtgcgtgtcgtgAGTGCTGCGGAGCAGAAGCGCTGGCACGAAGCACACGGTCAGACGGTGTTTGCTGAGAGTGAGCTCCAAGACGAGGTCCGGCTGCTGTCCGCTACAGGCGTTGACGGCCGCAGTGCGTCGAGCGTGATGTTGTTGCGGCTTCCACTTTCCCCATTTCGTATTGAGGTGGCTGCGTCGCTTTTTGTCTCCCGTGTGATGGAGCTCTCCAAGTTACCCGGTGGCTATGAAGCACAGCATGCTCTCTGGCACGCCACCTCCCCGAACACGAGGCGAGCTGTGCTTCAGCGTTTGCACACTAAGTGGGCGATTCATCATGGGAATACCATCGAGAAGTACGGGTCGGCTGCTCAGCGGCTAAGGGCGGCGCAACGGCTTGGGCACATTAGCTGGAGGTCGTTTGCCGCGCAGCATCATTCCACGGCGGCTCTCTGTTTCGCTGGCAGCACCGCTCGTCACGACGCTGCGTTGCTGTAAAAGCAAAGGGAGGGCTGAGGGGAAAggcaaggggggagggggggggagggagaaggaagaggagacgtTGCCAACACGCTGGCGTGGGTTTGTCCATTGtcgtctttcccttttcattCTGTCGTTGCTTGCGTTTCCGCTGTACGACCTCTGCGTGAGTCTCGTactctcctctcccactgTCTTTCCCACTCCACCGCCTTAACCTTCAACCCCCTTCATCACTCGCAGGCCACGCGTGCAGCTCGGGTGTAAACCTACTCCATgtttattattattattataTCGATTGATACTGCTTGATGTTTCTCTGCTAGAATACTTCACTCCATGTGCACATGTAGGCCTACGTTCTCCAGACCAGTGTGTACAACAAAACGCCCACGATAAAAAGTGGTGAGGCTAAGGAAAGTCTCCTCGACTTGCTGTCGTTCTCCTCTACATCCCactgctcctccttttcctccatATCCCGCAGAAGCAGTTGCGATGGTGGTAATACATTGACGCGCACGGCACCCTTGTGCTCAGCCACTATCTTGCCAGGATGATATGATACCCACCTCCCCCAatcctcctctttcgctgGACTCATTGCTCTTCTTTAAAGGGTGTTGTCTGAAAGCTACGGGGTGCTGGGGCGTAAGTGacttggggggggggcgaaggggaggaaaacCGAGAAGGATGACGTGGGGGACGTAACAAGAGATACGCGAGGTAAGTCCAAAGCAGAACGGCAGCTATGACACCTTGTTTTCGCGCATCCTCGCTCCATGGAATGATACAGGTGCCCCGCTTCGCCACTCGTGCGAGAGCTCCTTATCTTCTGCCGTGATGCAAATCAGTGTTGCTCGTACTTCTCTCGCTATTTTCATCTCCTCCTTatgctttccttttctctgcttctgCGTGCTTTATCGCCCCATTGACCGATACATgaatgctgctgctaccaATCCTACACGATCTCTGCGGGGCACACTTCGACAATGGAGCTCATCGTACGAGAAAAAAGGGTTGTCCCAGCGCTTGGTTACACacattcacacacacacacacacactcgcgaAAGCAGAGGTGCTcgtgctccttctcccttaTTTGCGTccgccgtttttttttttccctctggTGTGTGCATATGCTCGCCAAGAAAAGCCCTGACGCGTCTCGTACTCTCTTtgttcctcccctccttttcgttctctcttcgtaTTCCTGCCTCAGCCtgcagcttttttttttccttcgatTGCACATCGCACACCCGCGCTGCCTGTGCATACTtcgctgccggcgctggGCGTGCGTGCAATTGTATGTAGGGCACGGCCGGCCGGAAGAAAACTCGGCAAGAGAAGCCCAGTAGGACGCCTAGGGTACGCAGTGCTCGTCaagcttttttttttccaaaTCGTTTCGCACCGAAAAGGTGAAAAATTGAGAGGAGGAACCTTGAGCCCAGGCAAGGGTATCTACTCAAAGCAGCAAAATACCAAGACGTACACCACGTGCTggtgagagggaaaaggtggTATAtagcagcgccttctctcttttgcatCTTCTTGTGTTTCTGGCCTTGAACTTCGATCACGTCCGGTTCTTGTTCTCGCTTGTGTATaccttctttcctccttgTGCTGTCAAAGACACTCAGCCCGTCTTGATGCTCCTGGCAGTGTTGGGAGAACGTCTTGATGATCATACACAGGCGTGCACCCGGATACACAAGCATACTCCCTGACACGCGCGTAAGCACCCACCTCCGCCCATCTACtccatacccacacacacacacagacaccaaGGTGGTGCGCTTGCCCCCGAGACAGCCCTCCCTGctgtctcgctcgctctctcacccGGTGTTACGTCTGTTCTTCTCCCAGTAGAAATTTTCATTACAttttctctgttttgcaTACTATCCTCTCTCGTTGAAGGTCTGTTGCTGTCTTCgtttccttccctttttttcttggtTGCTACTCTTACACTGGGCTCACGTGTACAATACGTTCTCGTTCTCTTTGTTCTTCTTGCCTCTCGCGTTGCTATTGTTCTTCTGCGTCACCTCCTTTTTCGGTATTTTGGCGGACTTGGTTTGTTCTCGTTTTCCGTAGTGGGTCTTGGGTTCCTTTTTTGCCCTTTTATTTGCTTCCGTTCTAACTTCTTACTGTAGGTTCGCTGGTGTGCGCGCGGAGTGTCTTctgtcccccctctctcctctacctacccctcgctcttccctttctcatCCTCTCTTGCGCGTTGTTGTGCCTGAGTTTTCGCGACCACTGAACCCGCGCCTCCACTGCCCACCTTGCATCTTTTGCGTGTTTCTTGTTGGTTTCTTatttcttgtttttcttttctttacTCTTCGTACCCTTCAAGCTCTCTGAtcactttcctctctttttcatcaATTtgatacacacagagaaggtTTCTCAAGGTcccctctgctctcttcctcgcccgCTCTCATCACATCTTTGTTCTCATCCTTTAGCTTGTGTGGGTTCGACCTCCCTCCCGTACTTTATCTTTCGCACCCTTGtttcactgctgctgaaaGACATTGTGGGTGGGCGTTGGTTCAGCAAAGCGGTCGGTTAAAGTGGGTGAACGTGTCTTGTTGCCCTTTAGCTCATCTTTCTTGACGCCTATTTCATCTCTTTGTGCATGGCTTGTGACTGCTCGTAATACTTGTTGattcgacagcagcagcagcagcagcagcagcttttTTCTCCTGCCAGTCTCGTGCGtaccttctctcttttccctagATTCGTCTCCTTGGCCTCCTCTTCATTTTTTTTACCCATCTCGCACCTCAGGCCTTTGCAGAGTTGTCTGCtcgtttccctctttttttttctcccatTTGTTCGTGGCAGTGcactttttctctcgttcttcGCTCCCCTGTCGTTTGTTTTTCGCTTTACATCTTTGGGTGAGCCTTTGTTGTGTgattctttttttttttgctttcatCCTTGTCTTGCTGCCtcgcttgtctctctctctctacacacacacacacactctaTTGCTCGTTGggttttgtgtgtgtgtgtacgtgtacacacccacccacccacaggctctctttttccttctctcttctcgttctTTCTGGGTGCCGATGTACCTTTGAGTTATTTTGATTTcacctttcctttttccgtCCATCTATCCGCCTGTCCGCCTGtccatccctctctcgttgAGTGATTTTGttcgggggagagggggaggtgcggtttctttgcttctcttctgaatttttttttctattccctcccctcccctctctcttttgtttgtCGAGGTCTGTGCGGGTGCCGGTGCGTCTTTATCTCTCTgaaccgaaaaaaaaacaaagaacgAAACATCGTTTCTACCACTTTGTGCTCTGACTTTATTGCCattctttcttttcgcttctgcTCTCTTGATCGTACGTGTGAGTTATTCTTGTGCTGCTGAGTGTTGGTGTCGGCATTACTACTTCATGTGTTGCAaaccttttcttcttctatACAACAACCGCAACAAGAACGCACGTACGCAAAACGAACGAAGTTACGTACATCAATACATCTGTGCATCTCACACGCAGACTCTGTGTACAGGTGTACTCCATTGTTACTGTTCTTGtattcttttctctcttcaagTGTAATTGACTTGGTCGGGCCTGCAAGTTCTCttctgccttttttttcttctgcccTTCTCATCTCCCCCACTcagtgttttcttctttcctctgtgCTTTGCATGTGGGGGTGTTCTTGTGTgtcttctgtttctcttcttcttgacTTTtggcctctcttcctcctcttctcctgtaTTTCCTGTTGTGTTGCCAGCTCCCGCTGGGGTGCAAACCAACATCAGAAGCGACCTCCATATCTTCATCTCCGTCCTTTCGTACCCTTCACAGTCCTCTT from Leishmania panamensis strain MHOM/PA/94/PSC-1 chromosome 32 sequence includes these protein-coding regions:
- a CDS encoding hypothetical protein (TriTrypDB/GeneDB-style sysID: LpmP.32.0860), with translation MRLGAHGWCLVCVYSGAAMRWLSTHTSHQVAALSYLLRDPREFPVVIVAGRSFSACTTLYRTLPTATYTAYNSETALDRGTAERSATYPDLPHSSSVRLVPHTSAFLGPELCEERDAYLDIMQGAAEPVGAVDTDPLLDADDGDAAALDKSGRIARDTRDEEEMRRSIASSFTEHFLSSIDDTWHPQSTYRSGGETAPMQASGELYARLVPHGGFHGIDSDFLVSRHDVKRGALVPRVHWVVSRWLTDYKVDVRKAIDAWSSVLSHSRPGEVASLVLFVNVEVVDIDALIGIGGGHRLQTGLNLKCCATVNTRLRLASPPPCGCAACSAVWWPLSARSSLWVSLHPLHAQATIFAEASFACASSAEATGATALARREGMQIGAAAGLPRRRRHVEVAIVNCWDTANREAEGGHATHFIALTASAFRHLFSVVPTDLQTHDHRPRPGHGHLQRIPDPLPKWQWVLHKDSSPCAVPPSGAMLSRALPYLVVSDAEEQQREHQRAMRRNAVDAATLQSLNSGVLSAGLSTAVCDPTSAPLPSPRYFTTLISDVGSLLACDGCLSDLFVLEFQPALLEAEEGLHYQRLMRTKIPRSDTGSTLRRYHARLELLSAAEKYVASALPSTSLTRDFLNRAMGFLYNCGRGRGVLAWPLIDPAEGRRCLRLGFTLSYEFHTNPLFFFQHLRGAARAGRAGEARMYRPSSGDDLVSSPSAAGPGESQPPLAIETVKEVICYILMNMRRLGWVLVWQEDHHRWPTAVPPPHMHPNTNTLPFDVSLRRYPDLGLQARIAASLEKWRQEQLRHSSKRYDVDVSAKALKAPASHQMVEPARMAAEGAVTASPYTSLDVWQAALIPEDAGVYLWEGQTVFLDDGRPGVIVEFRPPPEELFTPVEHHPTEAKRTYWREQQLLHADFIRFYRWRCHCCAAAHPRHITAAFTSLPHYVRAREMARFPVVKLLHASATGKRLLVQVLPRRTMWYHIAYPRVRVVSAAEQKRWHEAHGQTVFAESELQDEVRLLSATGVDGRSASSVMLLRLPLSPFRIEVAASLFVSRVMELSKLPGGYEAQHALWHATSPNTRRAVLQRLHTKWAIHHGNTIEKYGSAAQRLRAAQRLGHISWRSFAAQHHSTAALCFAGSTARHDAALL
- a CDS encoding hypothetical protein (TriTrypDB/GeneDB-style sysID: LpmP.32.0850) — protein: MGLDILEIDPATPHPGVTIDGTTAQRETNGGWVTLRSKTPLSTTNHQWAIRILDQGEGADGSGLMIGLLPQLSAQMASATGGKYISELGGWCISRAGDTYGAWKCDRFPYSTDCVVEFDWDAATGTVYMVSGNKKGTGHIPGLKESDVLYPAVSMYYLNQKVAFV